The nucleotide sequence TTCTAATGCTGCTTTATCATATCCAccaaatgaaataaatccACCCCCATCAATTAAGCATAAaccaaatatatttttttttgatcccgaatttgaaataaaagCATTTAAAATGGATGAATATTTCTTATCAGCTTTATAATCATTAGCTAATCCAATAATACCAGatgtattttcattaatatttaaattttcattttctgtTATACAtccaaaataattatatgtaatttttttttctttactaattaaaaatgaatcattaaaatagaaccctttaattttatcattatcaaCTTTCTTATCAAATGGACATACAGATGCATTTTTATCTACCCCAGGATTGCtcatatttaaaaagttcattttatttacataatcACAAAATTTACTTTTacaacttttttttctcaaaGCATATccttttaataatttaaaatattcatcTAAAATTAAACATTTATTACTTCCTAGAATTTCAGTACATTCTTCATTTGTACAAtcaacatattttaaatctGTAGATTTTGATAAATCATATCCTAATACTTCAGTTTCTAAAGATGgcttattttcatcatgGCAATAAAATGCAGTAGATGAATTTGAAATTGTTAAAACTAAATCGATAATTGATTTTTCTGAGCCTAATGCTAAAGGTATACTCCATCTAAagtttttttcatttaatttgaggctataaaattcattattatcatcttCTTGTACATGTAGAAAAGAactatttaatatattatttttattatcgaTACTTCTTAGcgtttcatttttttcatttatacaACCAACACATTGATAATGATTCGTTTTCGAATTGCCGTGAAATTGTACTAAATAGCAATTTGTTTTGAATAAATTCAAAAGAAGGAAAACGCAATGGATAATTACTAAATATCTTTGAGACATTTTGTATATTGCTTGTTCAGAAAATTTATGTACGTatgttgtatatataagtCTATGTATCTATAGCTAGCTGCATGTAAATGCGTGTGCTTATATATTGAGCACGAAAAACAACAACAACaacaacaaaaaaaaaaaagtgaattGCACTTTTGTTTTAGAAATTCTTTTTAATCATGATATAGTAAATCAATAAAATTGGAAAAGCatagatgaaaaaattatagaatCCAAAagatatgaaaaaaaataaaaaagttgaaaaatgattaaaagaaataaaaagtataataataaatatataaatgaaaatataaatgaaaatataaatgaaaatagacttattgaattatatttatataaatattttatttaaatataaaaaaatataataagcataataaatattttttttcgtcaATATTATAGATGTATTCCTTTTAATTCGCGATCAGagtattatttaattttaaaattaaataaaaaaaaattataaataccTTGTAATAATACTAGCTAAgaatatcataaaaaaaaagacacACTTTAACTAAAGAGAAtagataaataaatatttaatgtGTGTACATATTTcaaattatcataattatttcgCGAATCATAATGCTAATACGATATAAGGATTTAGACTGTATGCAAAAAGTGTAAACATATTTAAGGCACTATTTtcctaatttttttttttaatattcgCAATTAGCTAGTTAATATAGATACTTAAATGGCACATTTTAATCATAAAATAACAGAAATAATGCAATAAAATAcgataaaaaatgttatttattagaaatacatacacacatataatatatttacgatgattttttttccaatataaaaaaatatcgcTTAATGAAAATCAAACGTATTACTCATAAT is from Plasmodium berghei ANKA genome assembly, chromosome: 14 and encodes:
- a CDS encoding microgamete surface protein MiGS, putative, producing the protein MSQRYLVIIHCVFLLLNLFKTNCYLVQFHGNSKTNHYQCVGCINEKNETLRSIDNKNNILNSSFLHVQEDDNNEFYSLKLNEKNFRWSIPLALGSEKSIIDLVLTISNSSTAFYCHDENKPSLETEVLGYDLSKSTDLKYVDCTNEECTEILGSNKCLILDEYFKLLKGYALRKKSCKSKFCDYVNKMNFLNMSNPGVDKNASVCPFDKKVDNDKIKGFYFNDSFLISKEKKITYNYFGCITENENLNINENTSGIIGLANDYKADKKYSSILNAFISNSGSKKNIFGLCLIDGGGFISFGGYDKAALEPALPAKEIKGSEEYEDLDTSYRNPLLSIGDDSDNLIWTNYSESTNELYKVKVTKINLNVTDDNSEYDVNKDFILDTYDYFISLPREISTKLTEKINKICKDLNDKCKNVENSGTFQMGNEQVGSFPAIEFFFNDNKVVVPPHDYIINDGDNNYKILVKHTENSEKLGIPFFLSKYIIFDNEQKKLGISQSKCQTNNAFSPQDHVDKVQEVVKEPSEVVASLDGDKEPDVVVVPYDEYKGFYEKNKTAILAVSGVAVSGSIIGSIFYLL